The Microplitis demolitor isolate Queensland-Clemson2020A chromosome 9, iyMicDemo2.1a, whole genome shotgun sequence genomic sequence ataaaaaaattgagttctGTGGCGGAAGTATACGATGTCAAGTCTACGAAATGTGGTCCCAAGGTGACCGAGTCGCTTGTGGTGTTATAACTGATGATACGAAAGTCGTTTTCCGTTCATCAACTAGCATGGTCTATCTTTTCATCCAAATGAGCTGCGAAATGTGGGATTTTGATATACACGGAGACTTGTATTTTGAGAAAGCCGTCAATGGGTTCCTGGCTGACCTTCTCcagaaatggaaaaaaaatggcagCAATCATGAAGTTACTATTGTACTATTTTCTAGGACTTTTTATGACGCGAGTACACTTGAAGAGTTTCCGAATCATATGAGAGAGTGCTTGCAGCAGGATTACCGAGGACGTTTTTATGAAGATTTTTATCGAGTTGCTGTTCAAAATGAACGGTTTGAAGACTGGGGTAATATTTTAGtacaattaagaaaattatttactgattacCGCAAAATTGTTCTTGAGTATCACCAGAAACCGGGAATTGCTATACCAGAAGCTAGTAATTCTACAGCTGCtcaaggaaattttttagaagTACTCAATATGTCACTTaatggtaaattttattcaattatttatttaattattaataacatacGCCAATCGGCTATATAAAACTggttatataatttataaacaccaatagaagaatttttttatattttaaataaaatttaaatttatatttcatgcaagtttattaatagttaataaatgtttatttaaaccgctgaaaagttaaataatatagtAGTTTAATATGTTACTCGATAGTATGTTTATTTGAACTAATTACATTCtacacaaaaattaaaggaacaagaaattttttttgattttttagtgatttttttaatgctgTAACTTTGAAGAAATGGTCATAcaggaattaaaaaataaactatttttaaagcTTTAAGTCTCTAATGAATAGCTCTTTCATTGCACACTAGTTGCACAATTTAAGAGAAAATAGCTCACAACAAaggtttttgaaaatttttttataacttttaatatttctacagactggaaattttttgtgaattGTCTCAGTGCTAAGATTgattaacatatttatttattcaccttGAATTTTCTTCTTAAAAAGACTGTGTACGACAATTTAACTTGTTCCTGAGATATCAGCCGTTGAATGAAAAGtcgattttttctctttaatcTTAGAAATCTTAGCAACCAATCATGCTACAGAAATGTTAATACAATGAAATCTCTTTAACTTTGAAAACGAAGagcttaaaattttcggaATCAAAATTACAGAATACACAACAGTAGACTCACACTTCtccgacttttttttgtaagaaatggACGAGATTCATAGTTAGGGAGTGCAAAaattagaaagaaaaaatatgactTCTACAAAAACAtgcatttttcatttaataaattaatttattttaaattttaaataatattattttttgactaaaaaaattacaatctctTTTGTAGTAActttttgtgaaaataaatttcattcgttacgaaatgaaatatttttgaaaataatgaagaaattattttataaaaatttaaaatgtctgttgataaaaaaacttttcatgggtctacaaattttattaatttcaatgataCAACTTTCGAGaggaaaaattcttaattttttttttttttaatattttattttgtaaaaagtaaattttttttttttgaaacgaaATTACTACGAAAGGGTTTGTAATTATTTCAGCTGAAGAGAGCTTTATTgcaaatttacaataaattactttcttagatcaaaaatatattttctttttacaaaaataattttttctctcagtttATGTAGgttctttaaaatttgaataaattctccacaagttatttttgttaactctgaaattgatttgaaaagaatccaaaaaaaatacaatttttattttttcagataattcattacacagttgaaaattttgtattcttgtgtataaaattcaatggttaaatattaaaaatgattaaatattaaataaatattttgttttaattatttgacacaAGTATTATGTGTTAAATTAATACAACAAATTGAGTGGGCCGTTTGAGAcatcccgggaaaaaatgatcagacctgatcattCCTGTTtatgtatgatcaggcctaaAATTAGACctgatcatgcctgttcatgtatgatcatgccTGAAATCAGACATGATTAgacctgatcatacctgtccGTGCCTGTTCgtgtctgaagcgttaaatacactcaggcctgatcatacctgttcatgcctgttcatgtctgctcatagatataaaattttgttgaccaagAATCTATCACATATAAGATTTTTGTTACTTAAAGTTCATACGAAACTTGGTTTTCATCTAAATCTCTTAGGTCAGTGGGTAGCGCGTTAAACTTTCGAGCGCAAGGTCCACGGTTTAAATCCTGTACACGttcgacttttttattatttttatttttatagcaataattatatataatataatgtagttataaataattatatataactatatagggccattttttatatataattttttttcccgaatgggcatgaacagacatgaacatacCTGGTCAGACCTGAAGATGCCTGATCAGGCCTGGTCatttttcatgtctgatcaggcctgaagactcatgcctgttcatgtctgatcattttttcccgggatgtgattcgtgttaaatttaacacacaTTTTTCAACTGTGTACATTTTTGGATATAAACacaataatgttaatattttaggGTTTCTTATGCATAATTAAACTTTCAGAAAAATAGAGCACGTTTGTTAccctaataattaattaaaaactctatatttaataattaatcatataaataatttatttattagtttaataaaatattttctaaattacagtatttgaaaaacattatttagaTAGAAGTTTTGATCGTACTGGACAATTATCAGTAGTAATAACCCCCGGTGTGGGTGTATTTGAAGTTGACCGCGAGTTAACAAATGTTACTAAACAACGAATTATCGATAATGGTGTTGGAAGTGATTTAGTTTGTGTCGGAGAACAACCTTTGCATGCTGTCCCATTGCTcaaagtatgtatatattcattaacttgtaatagttaatattaattaaatcaaatattttagttcCATAATAAAGACACATCAACATTAAAAGCTCCAGATGACTATAGTATGCCTCACTGGATAAATTTAAGCTTTTATTcaactaacaaaaaaattccatacTCAAATTTTATACCTCGAATAAAGTTGCCTCAGCGAAGGACCAAACTCCCTCTAgatagtgaaaaattattgaatagcaACAACAAATTAATTCAAGATGATCCGCGTGAATGTCTACACAATATGTTATATGATTATGATGCCTATGACGCTCAGGTTTTCCAGCTACCAACTTTACATGCTgccaagtaattaataattaatcaattacaaaatatcttatttaattattaattgataataaaatgtatgtaaatCACAGAGCATCAAGAACTAAAAAAACAAGTGTTGCATGTATGGAGACGCATAATAATGCCCAAgcattaaaattgttaaagcGCAAAATGTCTGATCCAGACATTCATCATTTGACAacagatattaatttatcactaaaTGGAATGCGTAGCGCGGCTATCACAATACCATGTCGTACTGATGATACACATAATGTTGCcaacagtaattattttatttattcaattattaatgataatgattataaataagtaatttataaactattattttagcTTCCAAAACGCCAATTAAAAGTGATACTGAAGAATTATCGCCAACATTTCGGCCAGTTGTCGGAAGCGCAGGTAGTCCAGCGAATTCATCAATTCAGCCATCAGTATTACACCGGCCAGGTCGCGCGCTCATAAATCCCTTCGATCCTTCTCATGTTACTATTAAATTAACCAGTAACAGACGCAGATGGACGCACATTTTTCCAAAAGGACCCACTGGCGTTCTGATCCAGCAGCATCACTACCAAGCCGTTCCGGCACAAAGTAAAAATGATAGATCGTTCAATGTTATTTCAGCTACTAGTTCATCGCCCATTGAATCCACTCTTTTACGATCTGCTTCACAAGTTGGTTTCCAAGATcgtaagtttttatttctatatatatatttttatatttatatattaggaTGGTCCTTACTgaggtgattttttttaaatataatagatATGCCCTTTAAAATtcctgtaaatatataaaaaaaaattccgtctggtttaagctcttaatataaatatttatccgACCCCTAAAACAATGTaagttttatatgaaaaaatacatccCGTGatcatacttaaaattttaagtttgataTATTGATTGTTAGTAATATGATATACAAAAAGGtgcattataaaaatttttagaccatcattttctcatttttacaagcgatgaagtttttttttcaatttttgcatattgtataataaatgaaaatttattatagaacACGCAGGAAtttggaaaaagaaaaaaaaatttcacctcTTCTTgaagtaagaaaataattgtctaaaaaattttctgatacaCCCTTTTGTAcatcatataattttacaaataacaaGTAGTGTAATCAGTACAGTGAATAAACATGATTACatggataaaatattatataaatatttgactaCTTTCAGAACTTcgattctaaattttttattactttaaaatgaAACAACGCATGTTTAGCAGGTTATAAACatcagaagaaaaaaaaatagtacattTTTCGCCTTCGGCTAGAGTACGCAATTGTACACAGTGAGGGAGGAATGTTACTTTCCTCCTTCGGTGTGTAATATATTAttcccatgttattcttatggaaaataatgaaatgcgATATGCCccttatattaatattaagagctcaaatgtTCAGGCAAACTTTTACACCTAAACAAAACTTTCGAATCTGtttgaaacaaaaagaaaagttttttttaagcatcctaatatatatatatatatatatattagggtgtttcaaaaaaaaaattttttttttttatggtctcAAAAGTTGGTcttaggtaaaaaaaaaatccttctaAAAGAGCAGCTCGAAATCTCAATTCTACTAAGAGCTCAACGAATATTCATTTTCCCTTTCAAATTGCatgtaaaaagttttttttttttttttgtttttttataataaaagtattaaaaaatttttttttcgaaaatcgaagtACATAGTCTTAtaggaaattcaattctctacaaaaaatctccTGAGTGTTTTCTCCttttaaactatattaaatagtatcACTTCCTGTTtgaatttcattatattaaaccgttttttcatagaaatttaagttttttcatCTGAGCTAATGTtatctatcaattttttttaacacatgggaaaaattttctttactttcaaaacagaactttctgttaaatttgaaaatacagaaagaaaaaaaattttactttttaaaaaaaatatttttctttcgaaatttatacagaaaataagtaagatctcagaaatctttttaaaacctTACTGATTATGCATAGTATGTAGATTCACCGTATAAACATGTAcacgtaaaaaaattcgtaaattatctttacgttaagtttttcaatttactattgtttcaagcttcataactttttttctgttagttgtaCGAGGAAAACACTCAGGGTcttatttgtagaaaatttaagttcCTACAAGATCATGTacttcgattttcgaaaaaaaattttttaaatactttatatatataaaacaaaaaaaactttttttacatataacgcaattgagaaaattaatattcgttAAGCTCAGCAGGATTGAGCTTTCGAGCTACTCTTTTGTgagaatttttctaatacctaagactaacttttaagactattagacttaaaaaaaaaaagaaatgtttattttgaaacaccctaatatatatatatatatatatatcaattactactttaaaatatgtataaaaaatgggtgtaaatatttaaaacgcGATACATAGCAGCGTCGACAAGTTTGTTGACAGATACAAACACACGAGGAAAAACATTACGAGGAAATCATCAGAGTTATGTGAgtggagataaaaataatcattatggTCTACCgaataataaaagtttgacATTATTGTGGGGTGCGACTGGTGAACAAGAGTGGACACCAGCTCTCACTACAGGTTGGCTAACTTAATGTTGTTTAATTgtcattgttttatttattaaatcaatcatTTTACGACATTAAGCCTCAACAATCTACCCAACCGACCAATTTATGATCATTGCCAgccttatttatttatttatttaataataataataataaattcataagcATGATCCttgatcatttaattaataaatcataataagcATTATTTAGATGTTTCAAAGAAATaatatctaaaatttaatgatcatctaataaaacaataaaaatagtgtTTCTTATCATGATGTTTGGTTTTTagtctacttttttttatacgattgatataaatttttacagcattgcaaataattttattgaattttatttcatgctATCATTCGTGTTTGGGATGCAACGCTGGGCATTTAAATTATgtcgaataattaaaatattaaataaataaataattattacggATGTGTACGACACAGCGATAATAGGTTAGCGtttattactgaaaatttaattcattctAGTAGTTTAAtgcttgaataattttttatttaattagttgtctaaaaaaaatttataaaaggaacgtacacttattaatttttatatattatagaaaATGCTTGCACGCTTGCTTGTGTAGTTGCGTCGCTAgtgcttattatttttttttatttttttatcttcatttcAATACTTCTATTCTTTACTAATTTTCTGTGCACTCTTTCATTAcacatcatttttattattgacttcTAAAGGTTAAGGTCTAgtatttccatttattttttaatgtttttgtagattttttaataattcttggCATTGGAAAATATAGCCTTAGAACTTggaatatttgtattaaattattgtcttATATTTCAATAGGTTTGATTATCGTTAAGGTAAAAGCTTTCATTATTTAGACAGAAAAGGTCTTATGACTTGGCTACGTACATCCATTTATTTTGACGATAGAACTTGGGATAGAACTTTTTGCAAAATCGAGTCAAGTAACTTGAATTGAAATACTGGAACGCAGAAGGccatttattcattaaaataaaaattcgagtATAACTTGGtacattattgaaaaaatactaaataaatttttcttattgcaagttaaactttttttttgtaatttacttttcacGAAACAATTTTTCTGCTGTAATGATTTTAGTAATACAGTGTAAAGTTACTTCAGATTaccttatttactatttacaaattatttaagtaaggCAATAAATTAATGCAGATGGGTATCGGAGTAtcaattgttaatatataaatttatttattaataattatgaaaataaaataggagTGGATTGGAAATCTTTAACAATCCCAGCATGTCTACCAATAACTACCGATTATTTTCCTGATAAAAGAAGTTTACAAAATGATTACGTTGTTTCGGATTATAATTTACTACCTGATGATGTAAATGCTGATTTCGCACAACAACGTGccatttataaaaaaccgTTAACTACTGCTGAAGTCTTTAAGGAACTTGTGTCTCAACGTTTAgctcaagtaattaattagtttatttatttatttaattagtttattattatttaactagttgaataatttatttaaagggattccaattaataatattaccaTCGAATAACAAAAACCAATTAACTAAACAAGATAGTGGTATTAAAAGTCATATAAGTTCATTAATGCGTGGTCGACAAACAGATTCAGAGCCAAAagaagaatatttattaagtataggtagaatatttcataaaatatcattatgtGGTAATTGTATTACTGTGACAAGATATCGACcaaggtaattattatttaaataataaatattggtaattagtaaataagcaatttaattgaatatatttttagacaTCCATATCCGccatttaatattcattatcgTTATCGTTTCCATGCACCACATCATGACACGTATGAAGTTTCTTGGGTATCTTTTACgacagaaaaacttgaaaattataattggaATTATTTAGATCACTATATTTGCACGCGTGGTGATACGGATTTTTCTTTAGTCGAggtaaaatattacaattacaattattaactCTTGACTGACCTTATAATTAAAGACACAATAATTTGTGTAGttacacaataaaaaatttctcattgcTTGtacaattcaattttaattctttttaaaactcgtatatgggtcattccaccaaataaagttatttttatggaGTGACCCTCGCAAATTTACTTCAAACTTTGTAAAGGTGTtctatgtataaaaaaaaaaattctctgaaaatttaagcctttaatatgcagccgtttcaaagttattaatattttaatttttgaaaaatttttaacttcccgctaagaaaatcgatgattttccaacaattcgggaagttattgttttcaccccgattttcgaaaatcgagttttcatcagatgtcgatgttttgaggtcgtaggaagctattctgactattttcagaaggatgtccgagtgtctgtatgttaattatttactcgatttattaataattttaaatttgtctgatgtctgctatatcacacccataatgtaaaatgaatttaaaatttttaaatgattaaatatccaatgaaaataaatattttgaactgaagaatagaaacaaaataaatcatttgaggttatactataaaaataattaaataagaaaaaactaTATTGTGGTCCCAGTAAGACAATAGACCTCGGAAGTTGCCCCCACTACCGAATATTTATGAACTGCGCAAGCGTACAGAAAAGTGGGAGAACATTCAGCACACAAAACATCCAGAGTGGGAGTACAAACCGACGACACCCGAAGTCTAATCTCTTGTTGGAATAACAatacacaaaaatttattttttatgatttaaataagaatttatctatatttaatgcattttttataaccatcatacatactgcattaaatattagggcttcagtaataattaatattgcacttgatttagccagtcaataaaactcaccgttgatgtctatcgataacattaataacattaaaatgacTGATCGTTCCGGTACTGGacacgggttcattttggtgtaccaatagacgaacagtaaaattaatataataatactattttttccatattgttaatatgttttcttgaatttaatgtcattcaagatgcatatataaaaaaaatattattgaaaagtaactctatacattttctataagcttaagaccattgactgatttcttagcaaaaccattaagagtcatgaaaaagtcatggatccgagactattgctataactaacattttttttcctttttttttcatattttggatatattctaaaatttaatttatatcctATTTTGTAACTAAGAGATT encodes the following:
- the LOC103570527 gene encoding GATOR complex protein Iml1 isoform X2 gives rise to the protein MKTFKLIVHQKNFSGEDLIINPKDYPEIKIGDVVEIYHQEDEFSRLLLQVTSFKEDLQGRETISVENNIAQMFQLRTYADVYMNIVNPDDVALDSVELTFKDQYMGRSEMWRLKNSLVNTCVYMNKKIEFCGGSIRCQVYEMWSQGDRVACGVITDDTKVVFRSSTSMVYLFIQMSCEMWDFDIHGDLYFEKAVNGFLADLLQKWKKNGSNHEVTIVLFSRTFYDASTLEEFPNHMRECLQQDYRGRFYEDFYRVAVQNERFEDWGNILVQLRKLFTDYRKIVLEYHQKPGIAIPEASNSTAAQGNFLEVLNMSLNVFEKHYLDRSFDRTGQLSVVITPGVGVFEVDRELTNVTKQRIIDNGVGSDLVCVGEQPLHAVPLLKFHNKDTSTLKAPDDYSMPHWINLSFYSTNKKIPYSNFIPRIKLPQRRTKLPLDSEKLLNSNNKLIQDDPRECLHNMLYDYDAYDAQVFQLPTLHAAKASRTKKTSVACMETHNNAQALKLLKRKMSDPDIHHLTTDINLSLNGMRSAAITIPCRTDDTHNVANTSKTPIKSDTEELSPTFRPVVGSAGSPANSSIQPSVLHRPGRALINPFDPSHVTIKLTSNRRRWTHIFPKGPTGVLIQQHHYQAVPAQSKNDRSFNVISATSSSPIESTLLRSASQVGFQDPASTSLLTDTNTRGKTLRGNHQSYVSGDKNNHYGLPNNKSLTLLWGATGEQEWTPALTTGVDWKSLTIPACLPITTDYFPDKRSLQNDYVVSDYNLLPDDVNADFAQQRAIYKKPLTTAEVFKELVSQRLAQGFQLIILPSNNKNQLTKQDSGIKSHISSLMRGRQTDSEPKEEYLLSIGRIFHKISLCGNCITVTRYRPRHPYPPFNIHYRYRFHAPHHDTYEVSWVSFTTEKLENYNWNYLDHYICTRGDTDFSLVEALKYWRFRMFLLPSTNAATKKILDGSTRCDIYTPLTPSEQSQLMDGFLRFIEGWLNKIRRPIPNKNWSPTALGAVLPRDPGSHLTRRRHSTSLIFLTNQDKHVVNSSIVRTTYDSRRNTAYDIRSGSKIMDRGRVSPASDAVLPLSLEQSQQEHLEISDENLHSEMMNLKSNASNIEILEALKNVQSGISFLTPHPSLPSQTFVSADAAQWLNNHIEGGVNIQQAIKIMESMITDKLICHASGDFSKPFVFGFYLYHIVQDKDNYKGSDPLPLGDLQSFENEWVEVEMEAPMGWCQSSGASFPSITSPIPIPACETIDESNIPVFLRDDIEVTDILFNKELRTSSPPYKHTHLDIDLNNKSDRIEWGHLRYQSMYRANHAYELVVQWVASSGSIVADLVFSWQRKAQGCGIQMIPIPSDLLALPYTLKSDPLRGPIFIPLNTECLMINKEFIFEEFHKDTYEQRLFLFQEAILQRFGFLPCQAESSDNDHQYVHITGNVFILVPSTKLSKPRQRAGTNIVRRSIAAASKRYPVHPDQQSPHEAYITRHVSGNNKDDFSMDRRMGFLWSWNHMVSRKWKSISTSAGDEIFQKKIIQDFKHFCSNGDNRLSLFWESCWELREKISTKTTFNN
- the LOC103570527 gene encoding GATOR complex protein Iml1 isoform X6, producing the protein MKTFKLIVHQKNFSGEDLIINPKDYPEIKIGDVVEIYHQEDEFSRLLLQVTSFKEDLQGRETISVENNIAQMFQLRTYADVYMNIVNPDDVALDSVELTFKDQYMGRSEMWRLKNSLVNTCVYMNKKIEFCGGSIRCQVYEMWSQGDRVACGVITDDTKVVFRSSTSMVYLFIQMSCEMWDFDIHGDLYFEKAVNGFLADLLQKWKKNGSNHEVTIVLFSRTFYDASTLEEFPNHMRECLQQDYRGRFYEDFYRVAVQNERFEDWGNILVQLRKLFTDYRKIVLEYHQKPGIAIPEASNSTAAQGNFLEVLNMSLNVFEKHYLDRSFDRTGQLSVVITPGVGVFEVDRELTNVTKQRIIDNGVGSDLVCVGEQPLHAVPLLKFHNKDTSTLKAPDDYSMPHWINLSFYSTNKKIPYSNFIPRIKLPQRRTKLPLDSEKLLNSNNKLIQDDPRECLHNMLYDYDAYDAQVFQLPTLHAAKASRTKKTSVACMETHNNAQALKLLKRKMSDPDIHHLTTDINLSLNGMRSAAITIPCRTDDTHNVANTSKTPIKSDTEELSPTFRPVVGSAGSPANSSIQPSVLHRPGRALINPFDPSHVTIKLTSNRRRWTHIFPKGPTGVLIQQHHYQAVPAQSKNDRSFNVISATSSSPIESTLLRSASQVGFQDPASTSLLTDTNTRGKTLRGNHQSYVSGDKNNHYGLPNNKSLTLLWGATGEQEWTPALTTGVDWKSLTIPACLPITTDYFPDKRSLQNDYVVSDYNLLPDDVNADFAQQRAIYKKPLTTAEVFKELVSQRLAQGFQLIILPSNNKNQLTKQDSGIKSHISSLMRGRQTDSEPKEEYLLSIGRIFHKISLCGNCITVTRYRPRHPYPPFNIHYRYRFHAPHHDTYEVSWVSFTTEKLENYNWNYLDHYICTRGDTDFSLVEALKYWRFRMFLLPSTNAATKKILDGSTRCDIYTPLTPSEQSQLMDGFLRFIEGWLNKIRRPIPNKNWTSLVGSSPFRERVGSNRLPEKPRPRSGSKIMDRGRVSPASDAVLPLSLEQSQQEHLEISDENLHSEMMNLKSNASNIEILEALKNVQSGISFLTPHPSLPSQTFVSADAAQWLNNHIEGGVNIQQAIKIMESMITDKLICHASGDFSKPFVFGFYLYHIVQDKDNYKGSDPLPLGDLQSFENEWVEVEMEAPMGWCQSSGASFPSITSPIPIPACETIDESNIPVFLRDDIEVTDILFNKELRTSSPPYKHTHLDIDLNNKSDRIEWGHLRYQSMYRANHAYELVVQWVASSGSIVADLVFSWQRKAQGCGIQMIPIPSDLLALPYTLKSDPLRGPIFIPLNTECLMINKEFIFEEFHKDTYEQRLFLFQEAILQRFGFLPCQAESSDNDHQYVHITGNVFILVPSTKLSKPRQRAGTNIVRRSIAAASKRYPVHPDQQSPHEAYITRHVSGNNKDDFSMDRRMGFLWSWNHMVSRKWKSISTSAGDEIFQKKIIQDFKHFCSNGDNRLSLFWESCWELREKISTKTTFNN
- the LOC103570527 gene encoding GATOR complex protein Iml1 isoform X5, giving the protein MKTFKLIVHQKNFSGEDLIINPKDYPEIKIGDVVEIYHQEDEFSRLLLQVTSFKEDLQGRETISVENNIAQMFQLRTYADVYMNIVNPDDVALDSVELTFKDQYMGRSEMWRLKNSLVNTCVYMNKKIEFCGGSIRCQVYEMWSQGDRVACGVITDDTKVVFRSSTSMVYLFIQMSCEMWDFDIHGDLYFEKAVNGFLADLLQKWKKNGSNHEVTIVLFSRTFYDASTLEEFPNHMRECLQQDYRGRFYEDFYRVAVQNERFEDWGNILVQLRKLFTDYRKIVLEYHQKPGIAIPEASNSTAAQGNFLEVLNMSLNVFEKHYLDRSFDRTGQLSVVITPGVGVFEVDRELTNVTKQRIIDNGVGSDLVCVGEQPLHAVPLLKFHNKDTSTLKAPDDYSMPHWINLSFYSTNKKIPYSNFIPRIKLPQRRTKLPLDSEKLLNSNNKLIQDDPRECLHNMLYDYDAYDAQVFQLPTLHAAKASRTKKTSVACMETHNNAQALKLLKRKMSDPDIHHLTTDINLSLNGMRSAAITIPCRTDDTHNVANTSKTPIKSDTEELSPTFRPVVGSAGSPANSSIQPSVLHRPGRALINPFDPSHVTIKLTSNRRRWTHIFPKGPTGVLIQQHHYQAVPAQSKNDRSFNVISATSSSPIESTLLRSASQVGFQDPASTSLLTDTNTRGKTLRGNHQSYVSGDKNNHYGLPNNKSLTLLWGATGEQEWTPALTTGVDWKSLTIPACLPITTDYFPDKRSLQNDYVVSDYNLLPDDVNADFAQQRAIYKKPLTTAEVFKELVSQRLAQGFQLIILPSNNKNQLTKQDSGIKSHISSLMRGRQTDSEPKEEYLLSIGRIFHKISLCGNCITVTRYRPRHPYPPFNIHYRYRFHAPHHDTYEVSWVSFTTEKLENYNWNYLDHYICTRGDTDFSLVEALKYWRFRMFLLPSTNAATKKILDGSTRCDIYTPLTPSEQSQLMDGFLRFIEGWLNKIRRPIPNKNWDKHVVNSSIVRTTYDSRRNTAYDIRSGSKIMDRGRVSPASDAVLPLSLEQSQQEHLEISDENLHSEMMNLKSNASNIEILEALKNVQSGISFLTPHPSLPSQTFVSADAAQWLNNHIEGGVNIQQAIKIMESMITDKLICHASGDFSKPFVFGFYLYHIVQDKDNYKGSDPLPLGDLQSFENEWVEVEMEAPMGWCQSSGASFPSITSPIPIPACETIDESNIPVFLRDDIEVTDILFNKELRTSSPPYKHTHLDIDLNNKSDRIEWGHLRYQSMYRANHAYELVVQWVASSGSIVADLVFSWQRKAQGCGIQMIPIPSDLLALPYTLKSDPLRGPIFIPLNTECLMINKEFIFEEFHKDTYEQRLFLFQEAILQRFGFLPCQAESSDNDHQYVHITGNVFILVPSTKLSKPRQRAGTNIVRRSIAAASKRYPVHPDQQSPHEAYITRHVSGNNKDDFSMDRRMGFLWSWNHMVSRKWKSISTSAGDEIFQKKIIQDFKHFCSNGDNRLSLFWESCWELREKISTKTTFNN